GATCGCAACCAAATGCTTCTGTCAAGGTAATCGGTACTAACTTACCCCGTCGCCGACAAGGACAGAGGTAATCGCCATTAAAATCTATTTTTTCGGGTTTTTGAGGTTGCACAAGCAGTCTAATAACTTGAGCGTGTTGAATAAGTTGAATAAACTCAGCGAGAATAACACACCTGCATGAATTTTGTAGGTATGATTTTTCTCCTATGAACTTTTTCTATAAAATGAGTCAGTTAACAGCATTCTTTGCACAAAATGTATTTTGACTTGATTTTATGCTTGAGAATGTTTACGACTGACAATACTACCATTGAAACTAGTAGCTGTAGTTGTTGCGTCAGAAAACAGGAGAATAATTATTTGAGAAAATTATTCGGATTCCAGATTTCAAACCTAATAGGTCATTAGTTTTCAGCAACTTTCTTCAATCTGAGCAAACCAATTGTGATCGACCAGATGAACCAACTGTACTACATTCTACACAAAATTTACTTATAGATTATAGAGATGTATTTGATACTTATCCATATACTGAAATCTCCTTGAAATTACTCTACAGAAAAAGCTTTCGATATCTTGTTCCTATATCTTTAAGATAATAAATGAGCGTTAAAATATCCACGCTCTATGCTACCAATTACAGATGTGAAAGTAAAATCACCTTTAGCAAATTTGACAATTACTCAATGCACAGCTGTCAACACTAGGTGATGTTCATTTCTTACAGAGCGGGTAACGCGATTCGAACGCGCGACATCAACCTTGGCAAGGTTGCGCTCTACCACTGAGCTATACCCGCAAAACTCACATATATAAATATGTCAGATAAATAGAAGTTTGTCAATAGGTAGTTGCGAAAAATTAAGGGAGCAGGAAGGGGGGTGTTGTCAAGAGCAGAAGCATCACAGACAGCTACTCACAGCCAAATTCCTTTTTTCCCTGTTCCCTGTTCTCCTGTACCCTACTCAGCGTTAGCGCTCTTCAGTGAAACTGGTAGAGGTTGGAAGTCGCTGGGGTGGGATGGGGGTAAACTGGAGCGTAATTGCCGCATCAGGCTACCCATTTCCAGAGCGCTCATGGCGTATTCCCAACCGAGATTGCTTTTGATTCCGGCTCTTTCTAGGGCTTGTTGCATGGTATCTGTGGTGAGAATGCCGAAAACCACCGGTACACCAGTTTGGAAGGATGCCGCAGCTACGCCCTTGGCGACTTCCGATGAGACATAATCAAAGTGAGGAGTTTGCCCTCGGATGACTGCGCCTAAGCAAATCACTGCATCGTAACGCTGGGATAAAGCCAATTGACGGGCGACTACAGGTACTTCAAAGCTGCCTGGAACCCAGACATAATCGACTTGGGAACCGTGGGGATTAACATCCACACCGTGACGTTTTAAGCAATCTTGACATCCTTCTAGTAGTTTAGTGGTGACTAGGTCATTAAATCTACCAATAACTACTGCAAACCTCAAAGGTTCAGTCTGTGTAAACGTTCCCTCGAAAACTGCCATGACTGCCTCTAGTTCAACTATACTTCTTTGTCAATATACATATCTTTTCTCAAAACTACAGGAGCAGTTGAATCAAAGTAGAAAGTGCAAGCTCCAGGGAAAAACATAGATGAACTATTTTTTCCTTGCTCCTGGCTGTTTCTGACTTTATTCCTCTGCTCCTGCAAGTCTGATGCTATTTGTCTGTAATTTAGTGGCAGCAGTCGCTTAAACTACGAAAAAGTTTAATAAACCGACTAGTACAACTAAAACAGCCCAAACTCCAGAACCAATCCATAGTAGCTTTTTAGATTCAACCCAATTTTGGGGAGTCGCGTAAGCTACAGGAACACCAATCACCATCACAAAAGACACTGCAACCAGAGCTAACAAAGCAATTTGGAATAGGATAGTCATTTTCCCTGTTCTCCCAAGACACCTGGATATTAAAGATAGAATGTTGTACAGCTTGATGCTGACAGATTTTTCCTATTTTTTAAGGTATCAGAAAATTCAACCCGATAGTTAATTCGCAGGGGAAGGGGAAAGGTTGAGAGGAAAAAAGATTTTTTTGGGATTGGGGATGGGGAAATGGACTTAATTCTTTGTCACACTACGGCTGATTTTGATGCTTTGGGGGCGGCGGTGGGGCTGACTCGGTTGTTACCAGGTAGTAAGATTGTGCTGACTGGGGGCGCTCATCCACCGGTGCGGGATTTTTTGGCGTTCCATCGGGATGAGTATCCATTGATGGAAAGACGTTCTGTAAATCCACGGAAAATTCGCTCTTTGGTGGTGGTGGATACCCAGAAGCGCGATCGCCTGGGTAAGGCTGCTGAATGGTTGGATTTACCGCATTTGCAATCACTAATTGTCTATGATCATCACCAGGGGCAAACCCTGGATATCCCTGCTACGGAGTTTTGTCTGGAGCCGGTGGGGGCTTGCACTACAATCATTGTGGAAAAATTGCAGCTAGCTGGTGTGATGTTGACTGTTGCGGAGGCGACTGCCATGGCATTGGGTATCCATGTTGACACAGGTTCCCTGACTTTTCCCCAAACTATTCCCCGTGATGCTCTGGCTTTGGCGTGGTTGATGCAGCAGGGGGCAAGTCTGTCGGTGGTGTCGGAGTATGTGGAACCTGGGTTGTCTGTGCAACTCCAACAGCTGCTTGCTGATGCTCTGGATAATTTAAATTATCTCCCTGTCCATGGCTATACCGTTGCCTGGGTAAATTTACAGACAGATATTTTTGTTCCTGGCTTATCTCACCTGGCTTCGGAGTTGATGGAGTTAACGGAGATTGATGCTTTGTTACTGGGGAATGAATACCCTAGTAAGGAAGAAAATACCCAGCGTGTCACAATTATTGGGCGATCGCAAATTCCGGGTACGAACCTGCATCAATTATTTCAACCCCTGGGTGGGGGGGGACATTCCCAAGCCACATCTTTAAATTTGGTGGGAGCAAATCCCCAGGAAACTATCCAGCAGCTAATTGAGGGCTTAAAAGCACAGATACCCCATCCCCCCACTGCACGGGATTTAATGTCGTCTCCGGTGCGTACCATTCGCCCAGAAACCACCATTGATGAAGCCCAGAGAATTCTGTTACGCTACGGACATTCGGGTTTATCTGTGGTGGATAGTCAAGGCAAATTGTTGGGAATTATCTCCCGTCGAGATTTAGATATTGCCTTACACCATGGTTTTAGTCATGCTCCGGTTAAGGGTTACATGACAAGAAATCTTCAGGCGATCGCCCCCCAAACGACTCTCCCAGAAATTCAAGCTTTAATGGTTACCTATGATATCGGACGTTTACCCGTACTAGAACATGGGCAATTAGTCGGTATTGTCACCCGTACCGATGTCTTGCGAGAATTGCACCAAAAACGCCAAGGAGAAAGTCCATCCGGGGAAGTCGAGGGAGAGAACCTAGTCACAATTCCTACCTTGGCAGAATTACGAGATCGCCTCACCCCCAAACTCTGGGAACTCCTCACTAAAGCCTCTGTTCAAGCCAAACAACGCGGCTGGCATTTATACTTAGTTGGTGGTGCTGTCCGCGACTTACTCCTGGCGGATACTGCGGAGGGAAGCTTATTAATTAAAGATATTGATTTAGTTGTCGATGGTTTCCACAAATCCGCCGATGTCGGAGCCGGGGTAGAATTAGCTAAGGCATTACAGGAAATCTATCCCCAAGCCCGCTTAGAGATTCACGGTGCTTTTCAAACTGCTGCCCTACTCTGGCATAAAGATGCAGAATTAGATTCTCTCTGGGTAGATATCGCCACTGCCAGAACAGAATTTTATCCCTATCCAGCAGCAAATCCGGAAGTTGAAGCCAGTTCCATTCGTCAAGACCTCTACCGTCGTGATTTTACCATTAACGCCCTGGCTTTGCGCCTCACCCCACCCCATCCAGGGAAACTCCTAGACTTCTTCGGTGGTTTACTCGACTTACAAGCAAAGCAAGTGCGGGTACTCCATGCTAATAGTTTTATCGAAGATCCCACCCGTATCTATCGGGGAGTCAGGTTTGCAGTACGTCTTGGTTTTCAAATCGAACCCCAAACGGAAGCATATATCCGTTATGCCATCAATAGCGGTGTCTACGATCGCACCACCCGCGAAAATAGTAAAACTCCCGCTCTGCAAACTCGTCTGAAAACGGAATTAAAACACATCCTGGAAGCACCCTACTGGCAATCTGCCTTGGAATTATTGGGAGAGTTGGGAGCATTGCAATGTATCCATAGCACCCTCTCCCTTAATGATGCCTTAATTCGCCATCTTCGCCTATTGGAGCGGTGTTTACGGCGTTTTG
The Calothrix sp. 336/3 DNA segment above includes these coding regions:
- the ribH gene encoding 6,7-dimethyl-8-ribityllumazine synthase, giving the protein MAVFEGTFTQTEPLRFAVVIGRFNDLVTTKLLEGCQDCLKRHGVDVNPHGSQVDYVWVPGSFEVPVVARQLALSQRYDAVICLGAVIRGQTPHFDYVSSEVAKGVAAASFQTGVPVVFGILTTDTMQQALERAGIKSNLGWEYAMSALEMGSLMRQLRSSLPPSHPSDFQPLPVSLKSANAE
- the psbZ gene encoding photosystem II reaction center protein PsbZ; its protein translation is MTILFQIALLALVAVSFVMVIGVPVAYATPQNWVESKKLLWIGSGVWAVLVVLVGLLNFFVV
- a CDS encoding CBS domain-containing protein; translation: MDLILCHTTADFDALGAAVGLTRLLPGSKIVLTGGAHPPVRDFLAFHRDEYPLMERRSVNPRKIRSLVVVDTQKRDRLGKAAEWLDLPHLQSLIVYDHHQGQTLDIPATEFCLEPVGACTTIIVEKLQLAGVMLTVAEATAMALGIHVDTGSLTFPQTIPRDALALAWLMQQGASLSVVSEYVEPGLSVQLQQLLADALDNLNYLPVHGYTVAWVNLQTDIFVPGLSHLASELMELTEIDALLLGNEYPSKEENTQRVTIIGRSQIPGTNLHQLFQPLGGGGHSQATSLNLVGANPQETIQQLIEGLKAQIPHPPTARDLMSSPVRTIRPETTIDEAQRILLRYGHSGLSVVDSQGKLLGIISRRDLDIALHHGFSHAPVKGYMTRNLQAIAPQTTLPEIQALMVTYDIGRLPVLEHGQLVGIVTRTDVLRELHQKRQGESPSGEVEGENLVTIPTLAELRDRLTPKLWELLTKASVQAKQRGWHLYLVGGAVRDLLLADTAEGSLLIKDIDLVVDGFHKSADVGAGVELAKALQEIYPQARLEIHGAFQTAALLWHKDAELDSLWVDIATARTEFYPYPAANPEVEASSIRQDLYRRDFTINALALRLTPPHPGKLLDFFGGLLDLQAKQVRVLHANSFIEDPTRIYRGVRFAVRLGFQIEPQTEAYIRYAINSGVYDRTTRENSKTPALQTRLKTELKHILEAPYWQSALELLGELGALQCIHSTLSLNDALIRHLRLLERCLRRFDPKQTLPHWQMRLEALIAHLAPEYQAKVAKNLQLQEESLQRLQNLATAQQEIFTALQNCELPSQVVKTLRKYDLPMLILVALSSPRTFRKQIWHYQTNLIHVQPLLNGNDLKKLGYQPSPQYRQILDNLLAATLDGVVQDRETARMFVMKNYPNS